In Streptomyces sp. NBC_01707, a genomic segment contains:
- the tadA gene encoding tRNA adenosine(34) deaminase TadA, which translates to MRRALDEAAQAARAGDVPVGAVVLGPGGALLATGHNEREATGDPTAHAEILAVRRAAAALGEWRLSGCTLVVTLEPCTMCAGALVQSRVARVVYGARDEKAGAAGSLWDVVRDRRLNHRPEVIHGVLEDACSAQLTAFFRDR; encoded by the coding sequence ATGCGCCGCGCCCTGGACGAGGCCGCGCAGGCGGCGCGGGCCGGCGATGTGCCGGTCGGCGCCGTCGTCCTCGGCCCGGGTGGCGCCCTGCTCGCCACGGGACACAACGAACGCGAGGCGACCGGTGATCCGACCGCGCACGCCGAGATCCTCGCTGTGCGCCGGGCCGCCGCGGCGCTCGGCGAGTGGCGGCTTTCCGGGTGCACGCTGGTGGTCACCCTGGAGCCGTGCACGATGTGCGCGGGCGCGCTCGTGCAGTCCCGGGTGGCCCGTGTGGTCTACGGGGCACGGGACGAGAAGGCGGGCGCGGCGGGTTCGCTCTGGGACGTCGTACGGGACCGGCGGCTCAACCACCGCCCCGAAGTGATCCACGGAGTCCTGGAGGACGCCTGTTCCGCCCAGCTGACGGCCTTCTTCCGCGACCGCTGA
- the upp gene encoding uracil phosphoribosyltransferase, whose translation MRIHVVDHPLVAHKLTTLRDKRTDSPTFRRLADELVTLLAYEATRDVRTEQVDIETPVTPTTGVKLSHPRPLVVPILRAGLGMLDGMVRLLPTAEVGFLGMIRNEETLQAETYATRMPEDLSGRQVYVLDPMLATGGTLVAAIQELIKRGADDVTAVVLLAAPEGVEVMERELAGTPVTVVTASVDERLNENGYIVPGLGDAGDRMYGTVD comes from the coding sequence ATGCGGATCCACGTCGTCGACCACCCGCTGGTCGCGCACAAACTCACCACCCTGCGCGACAAGCGCACCGACTCCCCGACCTTCCGGCGGCTCGCCGACGAGCTGGTCACCCTGCTCGCCTACGAGGCCACCCGGGACGTGCGCACCGAGCAGGTCGACATCGAGACCCCGGTGACGCCGACCACCGGCGTGAAGCTGTCGCACCCGCGGCCCCTGGTCGTGCCGATCCTGCGGGCCGGTCTGGGCATGCTCGACGGCATGGTGCGGCTGCTGCCGACCGCCGAGGTCGGCTTCCTGGGCATGATCCGCAATGAGGAGACGCTCCAGGCGGAGACGTACGCCACGCGGATGCCGGAAGACCTCTCGGGCCGCCAGGTGTACGTCCTGGACCCCATGCTCGCCACCGGCGGCACGCTGGTCGCGGCCATCCAGGAGCTGATCAAGCGCGGTGCGGACGATGTCACCGCCGTCGTGCTGCTCGCGGCGCCCGAGGGCGTCGAGGTCATGGAGCGCGAACTGGCCGGTACACCGGTCACCGTGGTCACCGCCTCGGTCGACGAGCGGCTCAACGAGAACGGCTACATCGTGCCGGGGCTCGGCGACGCGGGCGACCGGATGTACGGCACCGTCGACTAG